One window of Brachionichthys hirsutus isolate HB-005 chromosome 21, CSIRO-AGI_Bhir_v1, whole genome shotgun sequence genomic DNA carries:
- the ccdc78 gene encoding coiled-coil domain-containing protein 78 — protein MDAQNHPPSSNELQALTEENSQLRDKAERLFSKVGYLESRLGHLASSNTDLSCRLVQSEEDRLKVSKELVEEKLQINKMREKFEEETFVLKNKILNQDGLIIELEMEQNKLLFKLQSAETCLKVGEKSGGDLTEENANLRRNFQALAEAHDKELAQNEELGAELLALARAQDALRMQLEEQQQSVETTTQGLQGELERVRALISRMSQNRVKREDLEALDSGQKIMEKNLLGNQDEIKQMLEKMRSSYEEQQEKLEEKVVAMGKEHQENKSAIRSNRQERSVQSAALMCSKNQIKEVEEENSELQLQVKQLNEEYRTRLVCYLQDLTEYIDALGEGGRPSETSKLRSFVRSMLQDVRSSYRVREEQLASAARSYKRRLQKITKTHHALIIAYRVQREQILAQPESHLDPGPPEAQFSLEPVELRGETEKELQHLRQDKAGLEGRLQAAGEQMAVLKMSVKNVRCQKPANLEELCEEPWSDIRKQLREITDSTLVGFEKERALLITRATVAEAQVLELQDYVDGHLCRYKEEILHLRRRHGTQEAGCSQSANSSRH, from the exons ATGGATGCACAAAATCACCCGCCCAGCTCAAATGAACTTCAAGCTCTGACAGAAGAAAAC TCGCAGTTGCGTGACAAAGCAGAGCGTCTCTTCAGCAAAGTGGGCTACCTGGAGAGCAGACTGGGCCACCTGGCCAGCTCCAACACAGATCTGTCCTGCAGGCTGGTCCAGAGCGAAGAGGACAGACTGAAG GTATCTaaggagctggtggaggagaaACTTCAGATTAATAAAATGAGAGAGAAGTTTGAAGAAGAGACATTTGTGCTGAAAAACAAG ataTTGAACCAGGACGGTTTGATAATCGAACTGGAGATGGAGCAAAACAAGCTGCTCTTTAAACTCCAGTCAGCTGAGACGTGTCTGAAAGTGGGAGAGAAGAGCGGCGGAGACCTGACGGAGGAGAATGCCAACCTGAGGAGGAATTTCCAGGCCCTGGCTGAGGCCCACGACAAAGAGCTGGCCCAGAACGAGGAGCTCGGTGCCGAGCTGCTGGCGCTGGCCCGGGCCCAGGATGCCCTCCGcatgcagctggaggagcagcagcagagtgtggaGACCACCACCCAAGGCCTGCAGGGTGAGCTGGAGAGGGTTCGAGCTTTAATCAGCCGCATGTCACAGAACAGAGTGAAG CGTGAGGATCTGGAAGCTTTGGACAGCGGGCAAAAAATAATGGAAAAGAAT CTACTGGGAAACCAAGATGagatcaaacagatgctggagaaAATGAGGAGCAGctatgaggagcagcaggagaaacTGGAGGAGAAAGT GGTTGCAATGGGTAAAGAGCACCAGGAGAACAAGAGCGCGATCCGCAGCAACCGGCAGGAACGGTCTGTGCAGAGTGCG GCCCTGATGTGTTCCAAGAACCAAATAAAAGAAGTCGAGGAGGAGAACTCAGAGCTGCAGCTTCAAGTCAAGCAGCTGAATGAAGAATACCGAACGAGGCTCGTGTGCTATTTACAGGACTTAACT GAGTACATTGATGCACTTGGAGAAGGAGGACGCCCTTCAGAGACATCTAAATTGAGGTCGTTTGTGCGCAGCATGCTGCAGGATGTCCGTTCATCCTACAGGGTCAGGGAGGAGCAGCTCGCCTCCGCTGCTCGCTCCTACAAGAGGAGGCTCCAGAAGATCACCAAGACTCACCACGCTCTCATTATTGCATACAG GGTTCAGAGGGAACAGATCCTGGCCCAACCAGAGAGCCACCTTGACCCCGGACCGCCAGAAGCACAGTTCAGCCTGGAGCCCGTCGAGCTCCGAGGTGAGACTGAGAAGGAGCTCCAGCACCTCCGCCAGGACAAAGCCGGGCTGGAGGGCCGGCTGCAGGCGGCCGGGGAGCAG ATGGCTGTCCTCAAAATGTCTGTTAAAAATGTACGCTGTCAGAA GCCAGCAAACCTGGAAGAGTTATGTGAAGAACCCTGGTCAGACATAAGGAAACAGCTGAGGGAGATTACAGACTCAACGCTG GTGGGCTTTGAGAAGGAGCGTGCCCTCCTCATCACCAGAGCAACCGTTGCCGAGGCACAGGTGTTGGAGCTGCAGGACTACGTTGACGGTCATCTTTGCAG GTATAAAGAGGAGATCCTACATCTGCGCAGACGACATGGCACGCAGGAGGCGGGATGCTCCCAGAGTGCCAATTCATCCCGGCATTAG
- the ift140 gene encoding intraflagellar transport protein 140 homolog, producing MAVYFDHRVEAPESTGVPTHLTWHSALPLLAVSSSSASTGGNVDIYLQQGQHVDSCHLERPHRPTVLRWHPTKPVLALGWETGEVALLTHPSGDQTVLPGAHAAGVTVLEWSSSGSRLVTGDQTGVLAAWKVDARGRLQGNHLVKHEYNKAITCCIFRPPSPGDDVAMLARASVSGDEKALDKFSWKGTPLKIGPQEGLAFYVSTADGKVHGVDENCKTNTLLGVEGAVKKLFYLEKREALVVITESLMLSQYTLGPAGEAQEFMTVKLSTKIGQNVDIVWTNIGFLITATGEHVIRLWDLERDDNFILPLDENLGFEKGEVMNCVSYCPAKDILAAGTSHGRIAMWRMGVQAGSCRSDPQVQWKLQTPAEIEGNIIQLQWGSSLNLLAANNSNTVVILSEHVMSAHYSQQVATVQLGPTQLSVNQFDTGVHLALQSDMHIKGVCVTKDVVAVWSGKQVAVYERSGTVLHNAGSFPCDSHVVAMHDKNLYAVEPSRVQIYTPQGTVKQLLTFSKAEGNPVLISVCQSYLVVGTDTEHIRVYDLSRREAKAHCNAKNLADHISSMGALRSVKCNANGNQVSILVSQVNGRPDHKVYFYDIEMDTVTHFDFFTGRPSSGASRSEESERQQFQTTELCGRCPVSHFWDESEPRLFACETVPIGAESSSASHFETMDASVVTLFCTQEHGLLLQDCFPRPPGLQALLALDVPYYYFSCKPGEKDPGLPEISAAASALPNQKDPANGSASKFPHMVSRRVLRDFVGLEACEKATRDAMLNFSFYLTIGDMDEAFKSIKFIKSKAVWENMAQMCVKTRRLDVARVCLGNMGNARAAKALREAESEPEPEARVAVLAIQLGKLEDAEKLYKSCQRHDLLNNFYQASGQWLQALDTAQKHDRIHLRTTYYNYAKYLESMGDKTRALTYYEKSDTHRVEVPRMLQDDTSSLEIYVENMKDKNIFKWWAQYLESQSDMDSALRFYKRAQDYLSLVRVHCYMNNIQEASEIANGTGDRAASYHLARHYEGHDDIKQAVHFYTRAQAYNNAIRLCKEYGLDDQLMKLALLSNPEDMMEAACYFEEKGTHMATAVSLYHKAGYVSRALELAFATQQFSELQSMAEDLNENSDPGLLARCSDFFITHSHYDKAMDLLVAAKKHHQALELCVTQNLTITEELAERMTVTESKDLPEEARKELLERIADCCMRQGNYHLATKKYTHAGNKSKAMKALLKSGDTEKIVFFANISRQKELFIMAANYLQSLDWQKDPEILKTIIGFYTKGRAPDLLAGFYEACAQVETDDYQNYEKALDALTEASKCLAKAKDPSAEEQKAKMAELQRKITLIKKFVHAQKLHEEDAGEALRVYEALLEEPELDPAVRIGDVFSVLVDHHCQHGNFQAAYRKLEELQSRLPSQSARYYISPASLQALQKEVGLPPSVEDGRDHKHSVKAEDEVEEDLNIS from the exons ATGGCGGTGTATTTCGATCACCGCGTTGAGGCCCCTGAAAGCACCGGCGTGCCCACGCATTTGACCTGGCACTCggctcttcctctgctggccGTGTCCTCAAGCAGCGCCAGCACTGGAGGAAATGTGGACatttacctgcagcag GGACAGCATGTTGACAGCTGCCATTTAGAACGTCCTCACCGGCCCACGGTGCTGCGTTGGCATCCCACAAAGCCGGTGTTGGCCCTGGGCTGGGAGACCGGCGAGGTGGCGCTGCTCACCCACCCATCTGGGGATCAAACCGTCCTGCCAGGCGCACACGCAGCGGGCGTCACGGTGCTGGAGTGGAGTAGCTCTGGCAGCCGCTTGGTAACCGGTGATCAG ACTGGAGTGCTCGCAGCATGGAAGGTAGATGCTCGGGGAAGACTTCAAGGAAACCATCTTGTGAAGCACGAATACAACAAAGCGATAACTTGCTGCATCTTCAGACCGCCTTCCCCTGGGGA CGATGTCGCGATGCTAGCCCGGGCGTCAGTGAGCGGAGATGAAAAAGCTCTGGACAAGTTCAGCTGGAAAGGAACACCGCTCAAGATTGGCCCACAGGAAGGGCTTGCGTTCTATGTCAGCACTGCAGATG GTAAGGTGCATGGCGTGGATGAGAATTGCAAGACAAACACGCTTCTCGGCGTGGAGGGTGCAGTCAAGAAATTGTTCTACCTTGAGAAAAGAGAAGCGCTTGTTGTGATCACAGAGAGCCTGATGTTGTCTCAGTACACCCTCGGACCCGCTGGCGAAGCCCAGGAGTTTATGACG GTTAAGTTGAGCACCAAGATTGGACAGAATGTCGACATCGTTTGGACAAATATTGGCTTCCTCATCACGGCAACTGGGGAACACGTTATCAG GCTCTGGGACCTGGAGCGAGATGACAACTTTATTTTACCTCTTGATGAGAATCTGGGGTTTGAGAAAGGAGAGGTGATGAACTGTGTGTCGTACTGTCCTGCAAAAG ACATTTTGGCAGCGGGTACGAGCCATGGACGCATTGCAATGTGGCGGATGGGGGTGCAGGCGGGTAGCTGCAGAAGTGATCCTCAAGTCCAGTGGAAGCTTCAAACACCTGCAGAAATAGAGGGGAATATCATTCAGCTTCAG TGGGGGTCTAGCTTGAATCTGCTGGCAGCGAATAATTCCAACACGGTGGTGATCCTGAGCGAGCACGTGATGTCGGCTCACTACAGCCAGCAGGTGGCAACCGTGCAGCTCGGCCCGACCCAGCTCAGCGTCAATCAGTTCGACACCGGAGTGCACCTTGCTCTGCAGTCTGACATGCATATCAAGGGGGTGTGCGTTACCAAG GATGTAGTGGCCGTCTGGAGTGGCAAGCAGGTGGCTGTGTATGAACGTTCAGGGACAGTTCTTCACAATGCAG GATCGTTCCCATGCGACTCTCACGTCGTAGCCATGCACGACAAGAACCTCTACGCTGTGGAACCCAGCCGAGTCCAGATTTACACGCCACAG gGAACCGTGAAGCAACTGCTGACCTTCTCCAAGGCAGAAGGGAACCCTGTGCTAATCAGCGTCTGCCAGTCCTACCTTGTGGTCGGCACAGACACGGAGCACATTCGAGTTTATGACCTGTCCCGAAG GGAGGCCAAAGCTCACTGCAATGCCAAGAACCTGGCTGATCACATTTCCAGTATGGGAGCCCTGCGGTCAGTCAAATGTAACGCCAACGGCAACCAAGTCAGCATCCTGGTCTCTCAG gttAATGGACGCCCTGATCACAAAGTGTACTTTTATGACATAGAGATGGACACTGTGACCCACTTTGACTTCTTCACCGGCCGACCGTCCAGCGGCGCCTCGCGGTCAGAAGAAAGTGAAAG GCAGCAGTTTCAGACGACGGAGCTTTGCGGCCGCTGTCCGGTCTCTCACTTCTGGGATGAGAGCGAACCTCGCCTTTTTGCTTGTGAGACGGTGCCGATCGGCGCCGAATCCTCCTCAGCTAGTCACTTTGAGACG atgGATGCATCGGTGGTGACACTCTTCTGCACACAGGAGCACgggctcctcctgcaggactGCTTCCCTCGGCCTCCAGGCCTGCAAGCACTGCTTGCTCTTGATGTGCCCTACTATTATTTTAGCTGCAAG CCCGGAGAGAAAGATCCAGGCCTACCGGAGATTTCCGCCGCAGCGTCAGCACTTCCAAACCAGAAAGATCCAGCAAATGGATCGGCCTCCAAATTCCCCCATATGGTGTCCAGGCGAGTGCTCAGAGACTTTGTGGGCCTGGAGGCCTGCGAGAAGGCCACCCGCGATGCCATGCTCAACTTCAGCTTCTACCTGACCATTGGCGATATGGACGAAGCCTTCAAGTCTATCAAGTTCATCAAGAG TAAAGCAGTCTGGGAAAACATGGCCCAGATGTGTGTGAAAACTCGCCGGCTGGACGTGGCACGTGTGTGCCTTGGGAATATGGGAAATGCCAGGGCAGCAAAAGCGCTGAGGGAGGCGGAGTCTGAGCCGGAGCCAGAAGCCCGAGTGGCCGTGTTGGCCATTCAGCTCGGCAAGCTG GAAGATGCTGAAAAACTGTACAAGAGCTGCCAACGCCACGACCTGCTGAACAACTTCTACCAGGCTTCTGGCCAATGGCTGCAAGCCTTGGACACAGCACAGAAGCACGATCGCATCCACCTGCGCACCACCTACTACAATTATGCCAAGTACCTCGAGTCGATGGGCGACAAGACACGTGCCCTCACATA TTATGAgaagtcagacacacacagggtcGAGGTGCCccggatgctgcaggatgacacGTCGTCTTTAGAGATCTACGTTGAAAATATGAAAGACAA GAACATCTTTAAGTGGTGGGCCCAGTACCTGGAGAGCCAATCAGACATGGATTCAGCACTGCGCTTCTACAAACGTGCCCAGGACTACCTCTCCCTGGTTCGAGTCCACTGCTACATGAACAACATTCAGGAG GCCTCTGAGATCGCCAATGGCACTGGGGACCGGGCCGCCTCATACCATTTAGCCAGGCACTACGAGGGCCACGACGACATCAAGCAGGCCGTCCATTTCTACACCCGAGCCCAGGCTTACAACAACGCCATACGACTCTGTAAG GAGTACGGTCTGGACGACCAGCTGATGAAGCTGGCTCTGCTCAGTAACCCAGAGGACATGATGGAGGCCGCCTGCTACTTTGAGGAAAAAGGCACCCACATGGCCACGGCTGTTTCACTCTATCACAAG GCTGGTTACGTATCCAGAGCTCTGGAGCTGGCCTTCGCCACCCAACAGTTCTCTGAGCTTCAGTCGATGGCGGAGGATCTGAACGAGAACTCTGACCCGGGCCTCCTGGCACGCTGTTCGGACTTCTTCATCACACATTCCCACTACGACAAGGCAATGGACCTCCTGGTAGCAGCCAAGAAG CACCACCAAGCCCTGGAGTTGTGCGTGACCCAGAACCTGACCATCACGGAGGAGCTGGCGGAGAGAATGACTGTGACTGAGTCAAAGGACTTGCCCGAAGAGGCCcggaaggagctgctggagaggatAGCTGACTGCTGCATGCGGCAGGGCAATTACCACCTGGCCACAAAGAAATACACCCACGCAGGCAACAAGTCCAAG GCCATGAAGGCGCTCCTCAAGTCCGGAGACACAGAGAAGATCGTATTCTTCGCCAATATTTCTCGTCAGAAGGAGCTTTTTATCATGGCCGCCAACTACCTCCAGTCTCTGGACTGGCAGAAGGATCCAGAGATCCTGAAGACAATTATTGGTTTCTACACCAAAGGCAGGGCGCCGGACCTGCTGGCTGGCTTCTACGAAGCCTGTGCTCAG GTGGAGACTGACGATTACCAGAATTATGAAAAGGCCCTCGATGCTTTGACTGAAGCTTCCAAGTGTCTCGCGAAGGCAAAGGACCCCTCGGCTGAGGAACAGAAAGCAAAAATGGCTGAACTGCAGCGCAAAATCACTCTGATCAAGAAGTTTGTCCATGCACAGAA GTTGCACGAGGAGGACGCTGGCGAGGCGCTGCGGGTGTATGAGGCCTTGCTGGAGGAGCCTGAGCTGGACCCTGCTGTCAggattggagatgtatttagtGTCCTAGTGGACCACCACTGTCAGCATGGCAACTTCCAAGCG GCCTATCGTAAACTGGAGGAGCTCCAAAGCCGTCTGCCCTCGCAGAGCGCTCGCTATTACATCAGCCCAGCCAGCCTGCAGGCATTACAGAAAGAGGTGGGTTTACCCCCCTCTGTGGAAGACGGCAGAGATCACAAGCACAGCGTCAAGGCAGAGGATGAAGTCGAGGAGGACTTAAATATATCTTAA
- the tmem204 gene encoding LOW QUALITY PROTEIN: transmembrane protein 204 (The sequence of the model RefSeq protein was modified relative to this genomic sequence to represent the inferred CDS: inserted 2 bases in 1 codon), whose translation MAVKRLVAAAVAVALLSLVLNNIAAFTPSWVLQALEDGRKRSVGLWRMCPSGGERNRYDPQAGKKGXARQRPCESLQWGSEKAGYQESRSTVKLQFDMMRACNLIATVALTTGQLIFLLGLMGLPFITQESQWWEEAIAALFQLASFVLMIGLVTFYRIGPYTHFSYSCYLDIAACLLATLAAAMLIWNILHRRDDCLPPRVIIISPSLASPFHPRLDNDYVESPC comes from the exons ATGGCCGTGAAGCGGCTagtggcggcggcggtggcggtaGCCCTGCTGTCCCTCGTATTAAATAATATTGCAGCGTTCACCCCGAGCTGGGTCCTGCAGGCTCTGGAGGACGGACGCAAGCGGAGCGTTGGACTGTGGAGGATGTGCCCCAGCGGTGGGGAAAGGAACCGCTATGATCCGCAGGCTGGGAAAAAGGG GGCCAGACAGAGGCCGTGTGAAAGCCTCCAGTGGGGCTCTGAGAAGGCAGGATACCAAGAATCCCGCAGCACCGTGAAAT TGCAGTTTGACATGATGCGGGCGTGCAACCTGATAGCAACAGTGGCCCTGACTACCGGACAGCTGATCTTCCTCCTGGGCCTGATggggctgccctttatcacgCAGGAATCccagtggtgggaggaagccattGCTGCACTCTTCCAGCTAGCCA GTTTCGTGCTGATGATTGGACTGGTGACCTTCTACAGGATCGGGCCTTACACACACTTCTCCTACTCCTGCTACTTGGACATAGCAGCTTGTCTGCTGGCCACGTTAGCCGCGGCCATGctcatctggaacattctgcaTCGCCGCGACGACTGCCTCCCACCTCGGGTGATTATCATCAGTCCTTCGCTGGCATCGCCTTTCCACCCGCGCCTTGACAATGACTATGTGGAGTCGCCTTGTTGA